The region AATTCCATATTTATATTAATCCCCCCTCTTTTAAATCTTTTCTATCAATGTACTTGTGAAAATTCCTATTGCTACAGATATTACCCACATAGTTATTATTCCATTTCCTGCAGTAGTATATAAATATAGGAACTTAGCTATATCATTTATAAATATGTTAAATAAGAATACTCCTAATGTAGACAAAGTAAGTATTAAAAATGTTAACTTAGTAGAGGTTAACTCTGATTTACTTTCTTCCATATCATGAATATCATCATTAATTAAGTCATTTAAGAACAGTAATTCATCAGATATATCTCCAGAGCCTTCATAACTCATTACCAATAATTCTGCAAAAGCATATGCCCAAACATACTTTAAACTATCTGCAAATTCTCTAAAATATTTTTTATATTCATACTCACTTGATAATCTTCTTGCTAATCTTTCAAATACATAACTAATTTCATTAGGCATATCAATATAACATTCATTTAAAGTTGCTTTGATATTTTTATTAGTTAAATATATATCAGTAAATTTTTGTACTGCTATAGGAAATTGTCTATGTATTTTTTTTAATCTCAGATTAAGATATAAATTAAATGAATAATGAATAAAAAATATAAAAACCATACCTATTATTAATATAGATAACCACATATTCATTATTGTAAATAAAAATATAACTAATATAAGTGTTGCTAAAAATGAAATGGTAATAAAACCTTCGGCGATAATATTTACTTGGTCTCTTTTCATGTCACTAATAACTGATATTTTCATTGCATATTTTGATCTAAGATTATAAATATACTCATTTTTCTTGAATAATTTATCTGTTATAAAAGATATTCTTCTAAAATTAATTGTAAATTTCTTTTTTCTTGCTACTCTTAATTTTCTTTTTCTATGTCCCATTAATTCAATTATAAAAAGAATTATTGGGATAGATAGTGGTATTACATATAACATTTTATAACTCCCTTCTATTCATATTTAGCAGGGAAAACTTCGTTTATTTTACTTCTCTTAACACCATAATGATTTAATTTATCTTTTAATTTCTGTGATATAGTATTTTTCATTACATGTTGTCCTTGACTTTCTGGATTTTCTTCATCTATTTCAAATTCAAATAGTGGAACTGCATCATATTTCATATTTTGACTATCAACTACTATTTCATAAATTCCTGCACAAACTCTTCGTTTATTAGGCAATTTTCTAAATTGTATAACTATATCTAATGCTCTAGCAATTCTATATTTAACTTCCTGTAAACTTACGAGTTTACCACTCTCTAGCACCATATCTGCCATATCATCAATGGCTTCTAAAGGACCTATACTATGTGCTGTTCCAATACTACCACTATGTCCTCTAGTCATTGCTTTAATTAATTCATTTACCTCATAACTTCTTGTTTCTCCCACTAATATTACATCTACACTTTTTCTTAGCATTGTTGCAAAGAGTTCTCTTAATGGATAATTTTCTTGTTCTTCAAATTGCACCCAATGTCTATTTGGATATAATTTTTCTAAATGTAACTCAAATGTAGTCTCCAAAGTTCCTACAGTTAAATCTTTTTTCATAAATCCAAGCAACCATTTAGTTGCAGTTGTTTTTCCAGAACTCATTTCTCCTATAATCATTGTATTTGCTCTACCTTTAATTAAAGTATCTAAGACTTGTACCATTTCTTGTGTCACTGTTTCATTTTTAACCATATTTTCAGTAGTAGGTACAAAACTTTCAAATTTTCTTATATTTAAGTAAGGCATTTTTGCTACTGGAGGAATTTCTGCAGTAACTCTACTTCCATCAAGTCTTTTTGTTTCTACTTTACAATTCCCTTCACTTAAATCTTGTTTTTTATCAAATTCTAAACATCTTCTCATTATAGTTATAACTTCTTCATAATTATTAAATTTTTCTGGTACTTCTTCATCAATACCTTTTCTTTCTATAAGGATTTTTGTTCCATGTACTTTTATTTCATCTACATCATCTACATCATATTTATCTAAATGACCAAGTCCCCAATTTTTAGAATATATTTTATCGGTTAATTCTTTTAGAAAATTAACATCATTAAATCCTTCCTCTGTTAATTCTCTCCAAATATGTTGTTTTACGTATTCTTTAGCTTTTTTATCTCCTGCTGAACAATTTATTAACATTTGAGTATGTTTCTTTCGCATTTCTCTATTACTGTGTTGTAGAGTTATTCTTTCTTTAACTCTATTATTTAGCATAGCAAAATTTTCCTCTGTTAAGCTTTTCTTAAACATATTTACACCCCCTTAACTACTTAAAATAGATTTTAATTTTTTACCTACAAGTTGTACTTTATTATAATCTGGCTCTTTGCCTGTAATTTGAATTAATAACTTATCTAGTATTTTACTTGTATTATTATTTATTTTTTTATTATAGCCATTTAGAAAATCAATAATTTTATTATCAAAATATATCTTATATATTTTTTTACTTCCTATATCTTTCTTTACTTCTTTTATGTCTAAATTAGCATCTTCACTTAATCTGTTATAAATAAAAAAGCTTTTCTCCATTATTTCATTTATTTTCTTCTTATTATCATTATCTAAAGATTTGTATTGTTTTAGATAATTAGCGTAATCATATTTATTTTGGTGAGATATAAATAACCCATGATCAATATAATTACTTAAATTTAAGACTTCTTCATGGTGTATACCTGCTTTGTTATCTACAACTATATAGTCATAATCATCTCTAACTATTTCAATTAACTTTATTAACTCATCAGAGGATAAAGTATTATTTACTTTCATTTTACTTCCACAAAGAATATCTAAGTTATTTTCTATATTAGTAATAATAGATTTTGTTGTAGACTTATCTAAATTATCTCCTCTAAAAAAAGGCTTTAAGTCGTCTATATTGTATTGTGGCTCTATCATTAGATAATTTTCTAAATCATTAAACTTATAATTATTATCTATTACTAGCACCTTACCATCATATGTTAATTCTAGTGATAATAAAGCAGCTATAGTTGACCTTCCTACACCATTTCTTAAACTTAAAACAGAAATAACTTTACTCATTACTTTCAACCTCCTTGTTTTTCTTATCTTCTTCAGTAACTTTTTCAATAGCATTTTCATCAGTGTTATCATTTTCATTAATCAATATTTCACTTGCTTTTTCTGTTATATTTTTATCAGCTTCTTCTGAACTTAGTCTTTTTTCAAGTATTTTATATTCTAAATTTTCACCATAAACGCTAATTTTAGAAATGTAACTTCCTTCTACTAAACTTAAATACTCTTTTATTTCTTCTTCACTTAATAAAACAGTAAGGTAAATTGCAACTCCATTTTCCTCACCAGTTGTTTTATCCCTATCACTACTATTCGTATAGTTTTCTGTCTTAGATTCATACACCTTTAATTTTTCAAATAATTTTTCCACTTCTACACTATTTTTATCAGCTAATCCCTCTTTAGTAGGCTTTAGCCAAATATCTATGTAATCTCCTTCCTGAATATCTAATGCTTTATCTTCATCCATTACTGTTATCATAAATTTGTTCTTGTCTAAATCTATATCGTTCATATAAGGCTCATTTTCTATTAATCTATCCCTATGAACTATCTCATTTCTATAAAGTGGAGTAATTGTTCTTCTTCCAATTATAAGGTCAATATCTCCTGTTACACCCTCAAACATTTTTTGCTTGTTAACATCTCCTCTAAATCTTTCTTCTACTTTAACCATATCTTTTTCTATAATAGTATTTTCTGGTATATCTTCCACCGCTACAACAACGCTTTCTTTTTCAATATCTACTCTTTCATATGTTTTCATTTCTTGAAAGTAGTAAATAATTCCAACTATTATTATTATAAATATAGCTACAACTACCTTGATACTAGGTTTTTTCATTGAAAATCCTCCTATA is a window of Senegalia massiliensis DNA encoding:
- a CDS encoding type II secretion system F family protein, whose protein sequence is MLYVIPLSIPIILFIIELMGHRKRKLRVARKKKFTINFRRISFITDKLFKKNEYIYNLRSKYAMKISVISDMKRDQVNIIAEGFITISFLATLILVIFLFTIMNMWLSILIIGMVFIFFIHYSFNLYLNLRLKKIHRQFPIAVQKFTDIYLTNKNIKATLNECYIDMPNEISYVFERLARRLSSEYEYKKYFREFADSLKYVWAYAFAELLVMSYEGSGDISDELLFLNDLINDDIHDMEESKSELTSTKLTFLILTLSTLGVFLFNIFINDIAKFLYLYTTAGNGIITMWVISVAIGIFTSTLIEKI
- a CDS encoding ATPase, T2SS/T4P/T4SS family, with product MFKKSLTEENFAMLNNRVKERITLQHSNREMRKKHTQMLINCSAGDKKAKEYVKQHIWRELTEEGFNDVNFLKELTDKIYSKNWGLGHLDKYDVDDVDEIKVHGTKILIERKGIDEEVPEKFNNYEEVITIMRRCLEFDKKQDLSEGNCKVETKRLDGSRVTAEIPPVAKMPYLNIRKFESFVPTTENMVKNETVTQEMVQVLDTLIKGRANTMIIGEMSSGKTTATKWLLGFMKKDLTVGTLETTFELHLEKLYPNRHWVQFEEQENYPLRELFATMLRKSVDVILVGETRSYEVNELIKAMTRGHSGSIGTAHSIGPLEAIDDMADMVLESGKLVSLQEVKYRIARALDIVIQFRKLPNKRRVCAGIYEIVVDSQNMKYDAVPLFEFEIDEENPESQGQHVMKNTISQKLKDKLNHYGVKRSKINEVFPAKYE
- a CDS encoding AAA family ATPase, with protein sequence MSKVISVLSLRNGVGRSTIAALLSLELTYDGKVLVIDNNYKFNDLENYLMIEPQYNIDDLKPFFRGDNLDKSTTKSIITNIENNLDILCGSKMKVNNTLSSDELIKLIEIVRDDYDYIVVDNKAGIHHEEVLNLSNYIDHGLFISHQNKYDYANYLKQYKSLDNDNKKKINEIMEKSFFIYNRLSEDANLDIKEVKKDIGSKKIYKIYFDNKIIDFLNGYNKKINNNTSKILDKLLIQITGKEPDYNKVQLVGKKLKSILSS
- a CDS encoding SAF domain-containing protein — translated: MKKPSIKVVVAIFIIIIVGIIYYFQEMKTYERVDIEKESVVVAVEDIPENTIIEKDMVKVEERFRGDVNKQKMFEGVTGDIDLIIGRRTITPLYRNEIVHRDRLIENEPYMNDIDLDKNKFMITVMDEDKALDIQEGDYIDIWLKPTKEGLADKNSVEVEKLFEKLKVYESKTENYTNSSDRDKTTGEENGVAIYLTVLLSEEEIKEYLSLVEGSYISKISVYGENLEYKILEKRLSSEEADKNITEKASEILINENDNTDENAIEKVTEEDKKNKEVESNE